The proteins below come from a single Synechococcus sp. WH 8101 genomic window:
- a CDS encoding translation initiation factor: MPKGGWQEFSSADSLARAPNPAKASTPKSQQMVRVQPTRGGRGGKTVTVIRGLELDAAGFKTLLKTLKSRIGSGGTAKDGIVELQGDQVELVLELLSKEGYRPKRAGG; encoded by the coding sequence ATGCCGAAGGGAGGCTGGCAGGAATTCAGCAGCGCCGACAGCCTGGCGCGCGCCCCTAACCCGGCGAAGGCCTCCACGCCGAAAAGCCAGCAGATGGTGCGAGTGCAACCGACCCGGGGGGGCCGGGGCGGCAAAACCGTGACCGTGATCCGGGGCCTCGAGCTCGATGCGGCCGGTTTCAAGACCCTTCTGAAAACGCTGAAAAGCCGCATCGGCAGTGGCGGCACGGCGAAAGACGGCATCGTGGAACTTCAGGGCGATCAGGTGGAGTTGGTGCTGGAGCTTCTCAGCAAGGAGGGCTACCGGCCCAAGCGCGCCGGCGGCTGA
- the cysC gene encoding adenylyl-sulfate kinase, which produces MTAARAETPKATNIVWHHASVDRAARAEQRGHRSAILWFTGLSGAGKSTLANAVNQALFERGLATYVLDGDNIRHGLCKDLGFSDADREENIRRIGEVAKLFLDAGVVVLTAFVSPFRADRDRARQLVSAGDFIEIHCAADLETCEQRDTKGLYAKARAGEIKEFTGISSPYEAPEQPELKVDTGSSDLEACVNQVVHHLIQQGIIPAQS; this is translated from the coding sequence ATGACCGCTGCTCGCGCCGAGACCCCCAAGGCCACCAACATCGTTTGGCATCACGCCTCGGTCGATCGGGCCGCCCGGGCTGAACAGCGCGGCCATCGCAGCGCCATCCTCTGGTTCACCGGCTTGAGCGGTGCCGGCAAGAGCACCCTGGCCAATGCGGTGAATCAGGCCCTGTTCGAGCGGGGGCTGGCCACTTATGTGCTCGATGGTGACAACATCCGACACGGTCTCTGCAAAGACCTGGGCTTCTCCGATGCAGACCGGGAGGAGAACATCCGTCGCATCGGCGAAGTGGCGAAGCTGTTCCTCGATGCCGGCGTGGTGGTGCTCACCGCCTTCGTGTCTCCCTTCCGCGCCGATCGCGACCGGGCCCGCCAGCTTGTGAGCGCCGGCGATTTCATCGAGATCCACTGCGCCGCCGACCTGGAAACCTGTGAGCAGCGCGACACCAAAGGGTTGTATGCCAAGGCCCGGGCTGGGGAGATCAAGGAATTCACCGGCATTTCCAGCCCCTATGAGGCACCGGAACAGCCCGAGCTGAAGGTCGACACCGGCAGCAGCGATCTAGAGGCCTGCGTGAATCAGGTGGTGCATCACCTGATTCAGCAGGGCATCATTCCGGCTCAGTCCTGA